The Halanaerobiales bacterium nucleotide sequence TGAGAATTATTTTCTTTAAATGATTCAATTATATATTTTCTTGAATAACTACCTTGAGCTAAAATATTTAAATTATGTTTTTGAAAATTATCAGTCATATAATTATAACAGTAATTTAACATACTATATGAGGTAAAAAGTACTAAAGTTTCTCCTCCATAAGATATAATTATTTCCTGAAGATCTTCAATTATTTTATCTAAAAAATCTTTTGAATTAGCCTGTGGTATATTTCCTGGTATAGCTAAGACAGCCTGGTTTTCATAATCAAAAGGAGATTCAATTCTTAAGGTGTCAGCATTTTTTAATCCCAACCCATTAGCAAAAAAATCAAAACTTTTATCTACAGTTAAAGTAGCAGAAGTTAAAATAAGACTATCAAGCTTATCCCATATATACTCAGCTAATAAATCAGAAACTTCCAGAGGTGCATTCATCTGATTAATTATAGAATTTTCCCTTTTTCTCTTTTTTTCTAACCAAAAAACATAATTGTTTTCTTCAGCTTCTAAATTAAAATCTAAATTATCTATTAATTTTGATAATCTCCCTAAAATAGATTCAAGTTCCACTATTGTTTCATCAAAATCTTCACTTAAATTATCATTTAACATTAAATCTTCATATAAATCATTAAAATAGTAATTTAAGTTAGTTAAATATCCTAAAAGCTTATCACCATTTCTATATACTTTTTCCCATTTATCAGTTTTCATATATTTATTTTTTAATCTTAATTGATAATCATCAGAATATTCATTAAAAAATCCTTTTA carries:
- a CDS encoding helicase C-terminal domain-containing protein, with translation RKEVYSADLLVVNHHLLLADARLKYDLNDESGVLPPYKNLIIDEAHNINEVATKHLGKSFYFNSLQKFIDRLNENKYSLVPSIRNDISNHKINDKKKLYKVLDNKITPLIKRIDEFSKNYYNIVKGFFNEYSDDYQLRLKNKYMKTDKWEKVYRNGDKLLGYLTNLNYYFNDLYEDLMLNDNLSEDFDETIVELESILGRLSKLIDNLDFNLEAEENNYVFWLEKKRKRENSIINQMNAPLEVSDLLAEYIWDKLDSLILTSATLTVDKSFDFFANGLGLKNADTLRIESPFDYENQAVLAIPGNIPQANSKDFLDKIIEDLQEIIISYGGETLVLFTSYSMLNYCYNYMTDNFQKHNLNILAQGSYSRKYIIESFKENNSQIIFGTVSFWEGIDIKGDDLKYLIMMKLPFPVPSEAVASARKEKIKENGQNPFYDYSLPRAVIRFKQGFGRLIRSKKDKGMITVLDNRLLNKSYGKIFLNSLPETCPIKKVKMRSLIRKEKIGGSYEK